From Candidatus Pedobacter colombiensis, one genomic window encodes:
- a CDS encoding glycoside hydrolase family 140 protein, with amino-acid sequence MYKRIVLFAIISLALFGCASNKKPVGVKGLQVSENGRYFTEEGKPFFWLGDTGWLLFNKLTREQADQYLEDRKQKGFNVVQVMVLHTVPSVNIYGDSSLVNGDISKPKVTEGSSFADSTQYDFWDHIDYVIGKAKEKGIYLAMVPVWGSNVKNKKVTPEQAKIYAEFLAKRYKDKRNIIWLNGGDIRGDEGGKVWEMIGSTLRANDPNHLITFHPRGRTGSSEWFQDANWLDFNMVQSGHRRYDQDTLAKEKWHYGEDNWKYIEKDYNLKPVKPTIDGEPSYEDIPQGLHDFSQPKWSDADVRRYGYWSVFAGALGYSYGDNSVMQMYNPEKKDPAYGATRPWQEALNDPGAGQMVHLKDLMLSRNSYFDRVPDQSLIVGAAGGDGEKYNRLMATRGKDYIFVYTYTGRNIPLKMGVLSGDQVKASWFNPRDGKTTLIGNIENKGTHQFDPPGEEKNGNDWVLIVDKI; translated from the coding sequence ATGTATAAAAGGATAGTCTTATTTGCCATTATTTCATTAGCGTTGTTTGGTTGCGCTTCTAACAAGAAACCTGTGGGGGTTAAAGGTTTACAGGTTTCGGAGAATGGCAGGTATTTTACGGAAGAGGGTAAGCCATTCTTTTGGCTGGGTGATACAGGATGGCTTTTGTTTAATAAGCTAACCCGAGAACAGGCAGATCAATATCTGGAAGACCGTAAACAAAAAGGGTTTAATGTAGTGCAGGTGATGGTATTGCATACCGTTCCATCTGTAAATATTTATGGTGATTCTTCATTGGTAAATGGCGATATCTCTAAACCAAAAGTTACCGAAGGCAGCTCTTTTGCCGATTCCACACAGTATGATTTCTGGGATCATATTGATTATGTGATTGGTAAGGCGAAAGAAAAAGGCATTTATCTGGCAATGGTTCCTGTTTGGGGAAGCAATGTGAAGAACAAGAAAGTAACACCGGAACAGGCAAAAATATATGCAGAGTTTTTAGCCAAAAGATACAAAGATAAGCGTAACATCATATGGTTAAATGGTGGTGATATCAGAGGAGACGAAGGAGGGAAAGTTTGGGAAATGATTGGCAGCACATTGCGGGCCAATGATCCAAATCACTTGATTACTTTTCACCCTAGAGGGAGAACTGGCTCTTCGGAGTGGTTTCAGGATGCGAATTGGTTAGATTTTAATATGGTACAATCTGGTCATCGACGTTATGATCAGGATACCTTAGCCAAAGAAAAATGGCATTATGGCGAGGACAACTGGAAGTATATTGAAAAAGATTACAACCTAAAACCTGTTAAACCAACAATTGATGGGGAGCCTTCTTACGAAGATATACCACAAGGCTTACATGATTTCTCGCAGCCAAAATGGAGCGATGCAGATGTAAGGAGATATGGCTACTGGTCTGTTTTTGCTGGTGCATTGGGTTATAGTTATGGTGATAACTCGGTAATGCAGATGTATAATCCGGAAAAGAAAGATCCTGCTTATGGTGCAACAAGACCATGGCAGGAAGCATTGAATGATCCGGGGGCGGGACAAATGGTGCATTTGAAAGACCTGATGTTGTCCCGAAATTCTTACTTTGATAGGGTGCCCGATCAATCATTAATTGTTGGAGCTGCAGGTGGTGACGGTGAAAAATACAACAGATTGATGGCAACCCGTGGCAAAGACTACATTTTCGTATACACCTATACTGGTAGAAACATTCCATTGAAGATGGGCGTACTTTCCGGTGATCAGGTAAAAGCGTCATGGTTTAATCCCCGTGATGGGAAAACTACGCTTATCGGCAATATTGAAAATAAAGGAACCCATCAATTTGATCCTCCGGGAGAAGAAAAGAATGGTAACGATTGGGTATTGATTGTAGATAAAATATAA